The region TCCTGCGCCAGACCGACGAGGCGCTCGATCGCCAGGATTACGCCGCGGCGCGGCAGTTGCTCGCCGGTGTCAGCCGGGCCGGCCGGCGTGACAAACGGTATGCGTTCGAAGTCGCCGATCTCGAACGGCTGCAGGGGCACTATGCGGCCGCGCGCGCCGCGCTGGCGCCGGTGCTGGCCGCCACGCCGAACGATCCGGACGCGCAATTGGCGCTCGCCCGGGTGCTGGAGCAAAGCGGCGATCGCCGCTCGGCGCTCGATCTCGTGCGCACAGTGATCGACGGCGCGGCACCCGACGACGTCGATACGCGGCTGTCCGCGGCGCGCCGGCTGGCGGCATTGCGCCGCCCGCAGGAAGCGGAGCAGATCACCTCGGCCTTGCGGGTTGCCTATCCGGCGCGGCCTGACGTGACGGTGCAAAGCGGACGCCTTGCCGAGGATCTGGGCCAGTACGAGGAAGCCGAATCGCTGTACCGTCTGTCGTTGACCCAGGAACGCGCGGCGGAGGTGACGGCCGGCCCCGACGGCACGCCCGCGCAAGCCGCGCTGGCCGATCTGCAGCAACGCCGCAACCCGGAGATCGAGACAGCGTGGATACCCGCCTATAAGTCGGGCGACGCCGGCATTTCGCAGTTTCGCGCGTGGCAAGCGCCCGTGTACCTGCAGATTCCCTATCGCTACGACGGCCACTTTTTCCTCCACGCCGATACGGTTCATATCGATGCCGGCACGCTCGATGTCGACCACGCCAACCCGTCCACGCTCGACGCGTTCGGCACCCTCGGCGTGGCCGACAATCTGCTGCAGCAGGCGCGCTCGCCCGGCATTCCAGCTGGGACGATCGCGGACTACGTGGACCGCAAGTATCTGCATCAGTGGGCCACCGGCGTCGCGCTTGGCGCCGGCTATACGTCCGACGCATGGCGCTTCGACTTCGGCACGACGCCGCTCGGTTTTCCCGTGCATTACATGGTTGGCGGCGTGCGCTACCAGTTCGATGCGGGACCGGCGAGCTTTTCGATCAGCGGCTCGCGCCGTCCGGAGACGAGCAGCCTGCTGTCGTACGCGGGCATGCACGATCCGGTGACCGGCGCCGTGTGGGGCGGGGTGCGCCGCGATGGCATCGACTTCCATACGTCGGTCGATGTCGGCACGACCAGCGTGTTCGCCGATGTCGGCGCGGGGATGCTGACTGGCCGCAACGTGGCGAGCAACCAGGCAGTCACCCTGCGCACCGGCTTCACGCTGCCGGTCTACCAACGCGTCAACACGCTGGTAAGCACGGGGCTGGTCGGCAACGTCTGGCACTACACCAATAATCTGCGTTTCTATTCGTTCGGGCAGGGCGGTTATTACAGCCCGCAACGCTATCTGTCGCTCGGCGTGCCGATCGAATGGGCGGGCCGGCGCGATGCGCTGAACTGGGACCTGACGGCCAACGTCGGCGTGTCGAATTCGTATGAGAAGGACTCGCCGTATTACCCGAACGGTTTGCCCGCGCTGAACAGTGCGTCGCCTGCGCTCAACAGACTGTGGAATACGGCGAGCTCGGCGCCGGGTTTCAGCAACCTCGTCAATACGGCCAGCTCGACGCGCGGCGTGGCGTTCTCGTATGGATTGAGCGGCATCGTGCAGTACCGCTTCAATCCGTATCTGGTGGCGGGCGCGCAACTGAGCATCGACCGTTCGCACGACTACGCACCGAGTTCCGCGTTGCTGTACATGCGCTACACCTTCGACGGGCGCAAGCAGGACAACAGTCTGTCGCCGAGGCCCGTGCGCCTCTACTCCAGCTTTTGAGCGGCGCTGCAATGAGATCAGGGAGGCCACGCGTGAACACCGCTACGAATTCACTCAAGCCGACGCCGGCCGGCGCGTTTGTGCGACGCCTGCTGCAGGTTGTCCGCCGCGCGGGATCGGAGCGCGGCGCGTGGCCGGTCGGCCAACTGGCGATCGATGCGCTCCCCGGCGAATGGGCCACGCTCGAAGCCGGCAAGCTCTACGCGGTCTACGCCGCTGCGCGCACGCCGGGCGCCGACGCGCTGCTCTGGGAAAGCGCGCGCCAGGCGCAAGCGCGCGACGTCACGGTGGTGCTGGCACGCGCTCGCGCACAGGTCGCGAGGCGCCTGCGCGAACTTGGTTTCAGCGCCAACGCGCCGGCTTCCGGTTGGCCGCGCAACCTGAGCGTCCTCGCGATGCCGCCAGCCGGCGGCGCCTCGGCCGGTTCCGCCGGCACAGGCGTCCATGGCGTCCCGCCGGTCGCGCTTGCCAGGGTGTTCGGCGGTCTGCGCGCGCTCAAGCGCTTCGGCTTCCGTTCACGTTCGCTGTATTTCGTCGAAGGCGCCGAGCGCTGGTTCAACTGGGAGGATCCGGCCGCACTCGCACGGGAAGGCCGAATGCTCGCGAACTGGTGCGCGGTGCGCAACATCACGCTGGTGTTGCTGCTGGGTTCGCCATCGGACGCCGATGCCGACTTCGCTGCCGATTCGCCGTTCGTCGAGCCCGCGTTCAACAGCGCAGCGGCGCAGCATGGCCGCAACGAATTTCACGCGGCCTGCGCGGGCGTCGCGCGGATGGAGCACACCCACGGCGAGTTGCTATGGCATGTGGATTTCTGGCGCTCGGGTCGCACGCTCGTCACCGGTGACGTGCGTTCGCTGCGCTTTACCGATGACGGCCGGCTGAGTGTCGCGTCCGATGCGCTCGGCAACGGCGACGCGCGAGGCGATGGGATGCTGGCGCGCGACGAACAGCGGGTGGTGGTCAGCCGCGCAGTGGTGCGCGGACACGAGGCGTGGGTGCCGTCGAACTGGGAAGTGCTGGCCGATCAGAAGGCCGTGCTCGCCGCGTGTGTCGACGCACAGGCGGCGACCGTGGTGCTCGATTACGCCGGCGGCGCGCAACTCGATGCGCTGTGCGCGGCGATCCACGCGTTGCGCCGGCAGGCCGGGCGCGCGTTGAAGATCGTCGTCGCCGAACGGGGTGAAGTGCTGCGCCATCAATACGAACTGCTGGTGCTGACGCTCGGCGCCAACCTGGTGCTGGGCCGCGATCTGCCGTTCTCGCGGATGCAGTCGCTGCTGCAATCGTTGCAGGGACAACTGCACACGCGACCGATCGCCGCCGACTATCGAACCTCGCTCAGCGCTGCGCTGAGCGAGGACGTATTGGGCTATCTGCCCGCCGGCACGTTCTGCGAGCGGGTGCGCGCGGTGCTCGAACGCAGTGCTGTGCTGCAGCTGCCGCATGTGCTCGTCAAGCTCACGCTGCGGCCTCAATGCGCGCACGTCGAAGCGCTAAGAAGCTGCGTGCCGCGCCGTGCGGGCGACGTCTTCACGGCCGATGCCTCGCACCTGTACGTGTTCCTGTTCGCGTGCCGGCTGGCCGACGGGGACGCTGCGCTGGCCCGCATCTTCAACGTGCCGGTCGAGCGGATCGCGGGCGACATCGTGCATCTGGCGGAGCAGAGCATCGGCAACGAATTGAATGCGCTCGCCGCGGCGAGCCGGCGCACGCCGATCGCCGACTACAGCGATCTGTTCGCCACGCCGTTTCGCAATCAGACCGCCCCGCCGGCCACAGCCGCGCGCGCCGGCACCGTTTTGCCGGCCGGGGATGGAATGTCCACGGCCGGGCAGCTCGCCGCGGTGGAGCAGGCGCTCGAGGCTGCGCGTGCGGAAGCGGAGCGGGCGCTCGGGCCGGAGGCGGGCCACGAAGCAGGGCAGGCCGAGGCGTCTGGGCCAATCGCACCGAGGCCGCTGCAGCCGCTGCAGCCTCCGCCAGCGCCAGCGCCGCGCACGGCCCCGCCGCAACGCCGTGCCGAGCCGTATGCGATGCCGTTGCGCAAGAAGGAGAGCGAGTAATGGGATTTCTGTTGATCTGTTTTGTAGCCGGTCTGATTCTCGCGATCCCCGTGTGGATCGTGTGGCAGCGCGCCGGCTCGCATCGCGGTCTCGCGGCGATGCGCCGCTTCGATCCGAGCAATGCGGTGCCCTGCGAAATCGAGCCGGTTGCATTGCGCGCGCGTCTGTTGCCTGACACTGAGCGCCCCGCTGGGGAGACGTCATGAAGACGATTGCTGTCGTCTCCACCGCCGGCGGGACAGGCCGCACGACCCTGAGCGCCGCGCTCGCCGTGCTGCTCGCGCGGCGCGGCCATGCCGTGGTCGCGCTCGATTTCGATCCGCAGAATATGCTCGGCGCGCACCTCGGTCTCGATTGCCTCGCGCCGGCCGGCCTTGCGCAAGCCATGCTCGACGAAAACGAAGCGTGGCATGCGCACACGTGGCGCAATAACGAAGGCGTGCTGTTCGTTCCGTACGGCGCGGTGTCGCTCGAACAAAGCGCGCGCTGCGATGCGCGCCTCGCAGCCGAACCGCAGTGGCTCGCGAATGCGCTCGCGCAACTCGATCTGCCGGGCGACGGCGCCGTGCTCATCGACACGGCCCGCTATCCGTCGCAGCAAGGCGAGCAGGCCGTGCGGAGCGCCGATCTCGTGCTGTGCGTGACGCCGCCCGAAGCGGCCGCCTGCGCGACCCTGGTTGCGCGGCTCGACGCGTTGCGGCGCGGTGGCGCGAACCTGCGGATCATCGTCAACCGGCTGAATCCGGCGCGCGACATGCAGCGCGACGCGCTGGCGATGCTGGGCGCCGCGCTCGGCGACGGCCTGCCGCTCGCGCAGCGCGTGCATCTGGACGCGGCCTTGCCCGAATCTTTCGCACGCGGCACGTGGCTGTTCGACGACGCACCGCATTCGCAGACGTCGCACGATCTGCAGGGCCTCGCGAATTGGCTTCATGCGTGGCTCGCCGCCGCGCTGACTGACGCGCCGGCGGCAAACGCGCGCCGCGCGGGCGAGCGGCCATGAACGGGCCCGTCTCCGCCGGCCGCCATGCGCGCACGCTGCGCCAGCGCGCGCTCGAGTGGTTCGCGCGCGGCCTCGGGCTGCCGGCGGAGCGCACGGCGCTCGACTGGTTCGTGCGGGTGTTTTTCCAGCCGCCGGCAGCCGGCAGGGCGGACCTCGCGCGACTGTGGAGTCGTGCTGCCGTGCTGCATCTGGCC is a window of Paraburkholderia phytofirmans OLGA172 DNA encoding:
- the bcsQ gene encoding cellulose biosynthesis protein BcsQ, which encodes MKTIAVVSTAGGTGRTTLSAALAVLLARRGHAVVALDFDPQNMLGAHLGLDCLAPAGLAQAMLDENEAWHAHTWRNNEGVLFVPYGAVSLEQSARCDARLAAEPQWLANALAQLDLPGDGAVLIDTARYPSQQGEQAVRSADLVLCVTPPEAAACATLVARLDALRRGGANLRIIVNRLNPARDMQRDALAMLGAALGDGLPLAQRVHLDAALPESFARGTWLFDDAPHSQTSHDLQGLANWLHAWLAAALTDAPAANARRAGERP
- the bcsE gene encoding cellulose biosynthesis protein BcsE, which gives rise to MRSGRPRVNTATNSLKPTPAGAFVRRLLQVVRRAGSERGAWPVGQLAIDALPGEWATLEAGKLYAVYAAARTPGADALLWESARQAQARDVTVVLARARAQVARRLRELGFSANAPASGWPRNLSVLAMPPAGGASAGSAGTGVHGVPPVALARVFGGLRALKRFGFRSRSLYFVEGAERWFNWEDPAALAREGRMLANWCAVRNITLVLLLGSPSDADADFAADSPFVEPAFNSAAAQHGRNEFHAACAGVARMEHTHGELLWHVDFWRSGRTLVTGDVRSLRFTDDGRLSVASDALGNGDARGDGMLARDEQRVVVSRAVVRGHEAWVPSNWEVLADQKAVLAACVDAQAATVVLDYAGGAQLDALCAAIHALRRQAGRALKIVVAERGEVLRHQYELLVLTLGANLVLGRDLPFSRMQSLLQSLQGQLHTRPIAADYRTSLSAALSEDVLGYLPAGTFCERVRAVLERSAVLQLPHVLVKLTLRPQCAHVEALRSCVPRRAGDVFTADASHLYVFLFACRLADGDAALARIFNVPVERIAGDIVHLAEQSIGNELNALAAASRRTPIADYSDLFATPFRNQTAPPATAARAGTVLPAGDGMSTAGQLAAVEQALEAARAEAERALGPEAGHEAGQAEASGPIAPRPLQPLQPPPAPAPRTAPPQRRAEPYAMPLRKKESE